The following coding sequences are from one Halorubrum sp. BOL3-1 window:
- a CDS encoding RimK family alpha-L-glutamate ligase, whose amino-acid sequence MIRLAMTTDAETFERVREPLGERGIDVGHVRAKERSLRVSGGDGGSADASGEFDGFDVGLVYPTRLMEGAVVDGRLDVPWVNGRDAVVMSRNKAGVLAALDAAGLPTPRTTLVSNPVDESVVVDAVGEFSYPVVVKPNSATRGVGVATANDLDSLLGVVDYLNLIHDYRATGDKSFLIQEFLPNARDYRAMVVDGAHAGAVERELDDNALAAGRWKHNVHRGATARGVELDPEARDLAERAAEVLGIDYLGVDLLATDDRLVVNETNARPTVDAATKYEDDFYDRFAALIRRTAGGE is encoded by the coding sequence ATGATCCGGCTCGCGATGACCACCGACGCGGAGACGTTCGAGCGCGTGCGCGAACCGCTCGGCGAGCGAGGGATCGACGTCGGCCACGTACGAGCGAAGGAGCGGTCGCTGCGAGTTTCGGGCGGGGACGGCGGGAGCGCGGACGCCTCGGGCGAGTTCGACGGCTTCGACGTCGGTCTCGTTTATCCGACCCGTCTCATGGAGGGCGCGGTGGTCGACGGGCGACTCGACGTCCCGTGGGTGAACGGCCGCGACGCGGTCGTGATGTCGCGGAACAAGGCGGGCGTGCTGGCGGCGCTCGACGCGGCGGGGCTGCCCACGCCGCGGACGACGCTCGTGTCGAACCCCGTAGACGAGTCGGTCGTCGTCGACGCAGTCGGAGAGTTCTCGTATCCCGTCGTCGTCAAGCCGAACTCCGCCACCCGGGGGGTAGGTGTCGCGACCGCGAACGACCTCGACTCGCTTCTTGGCGTGGTCGACTACCTGAACCTGATACACGACTACCGCGCCACCGGCGACAAGTCGTTCCTGATTCAGGAGTTCCTCCCGAACGCGCGCGACTACCGCGCGATGGTCGTCGACGGCGCGCACGCCGGCGCGGTCGAGCGCGAACTCGACGACAACGCGCTCGCGGCCGGGCGGTGGAAACACAACGTCCACCGCGGCGCGACGGCCCGCGGCGTCGAACTCGACCCCGAGGCCCGCGACCTGGCCGAGCGCGCGGCCGAGGTCCTCGGGATCGACTACCTCGGCGTCGACCTGCTCGCGACGGACGACCGGCTCGTCGTCAACGAGACGAACGCCCGGCCGACCGTCGACGCCGCGACGAAGTACGAGGACGACTTCTACGACCGGTTCGCGGCGCTGATCCGTCGGACCGCCGGAGGGGAGTAG
- the gap gene encoding type I glyceraldehyde-3-phosphate dehydrogenase: MSKSHLAAGDDVSDDEVVRVGLNGFGRIGRNVFRAALESPRIELVGINDVMDFDDMGYLAKYDTVMGRLEGVERDGEELAVGGTSVPLFNVQDPADLPWDELDADVVLECTGIFRTRDDASAHLDGGADTVIISAPPKGEKPVKQLVYGVNHDEYEGDDVISNASCTTNSITPVAKVLDAEFGIDAGTLTTVHAYTGSQSLIDGPMAKRRRGRAAAENIVPTSTGAAGAAQEVLPQLEGKIDGMAMRVPVPTGSITEFVVSLDEQVTAEEVNAAFRDAADSGPLAGVLGYTDDEVVSSDIAGLPFSSYVDLQSTNVIAGGKLLKILTWYDNEYGFSNRMLDMAAYIQDEA; this comes from the coding sequence ATGAGTAAATCGCATCTGGCGGCTGGCGACGACGTGAGCGACGACGAGGTCGTTCGAGTGGGACTCAACGGCTTCGGTCGTATCGGGCGCAACGTGTTTCGCGCGGCCTTAGAGAGTCCGCGGATCGAACTCGTCGGGATCAACGACGTGATGGACTTCGACGACATGGGGTATCTCGCGAAGTACGACACCGTCATGGGCCGGCTCGAAGGCGTCGAGCGCGACGGTGAGGAGCTGGCGGTCGGCGGCACCTCAGTCCCGCTGTTCAACGTCCAGGACCCCGCCGACCTCCCGTGGGACGAGCTCGACGCCGACGTCGTCTTGGAGTGTACGGGCATCTTCCGCACCCGCGACGACGCGAGCGCGCACCTCGACGGCGGCGCCGACACCGTGATCATCTCCGCCCCACCGAAGGGCGAGAAACCGGTCAAACAGCTCGTCTACGGCGTCAACCACGACGAGTACGAGGGCGACGACGTGATCTCGAACGCCTCCTGTACGACGAACTCCATCACGCCGGTCGCGAAGGTTCTCGACGCGGAGTTCGGTATCGACGCCGGGACCCTCACCACCGTTCACGCCTACACCGGTTCGCAGAGCCTCATCGACGGCCCGATGGCGAAGCGCCGTCGCGGCCGTGCGGCCGCCGAGAACATCGTCCCGACCTCGACCGGCGCGGCGGGCGCCGCCCAGGAGGTCCTCCCGCAGCTGGAGGGCAAAATCGACGGCATGGCGATGCGCGTCCCGGTCCCGACCGGCTCCATCACCGAGTTCGTCGTCAGCCTCGACGAGCAGGTCACAGCGGAGGAGGTCAACGCCGCCTTCCGCGACGCGGCCGACTCCGGCCCGCTCGCGGGCGTCCTCGGCTACACCGACGACGAGGTCGTCTCCTCGGACATCGCCGGGCTCCCGTTCTCCAGCTACGTCGACCTGCAGTCGACGAACGTCATCGCAGGCGGGAAGCTGCTGAAGATCCTCACCTGGTACGACAACGAGTACGGCTTCTCGAACCGGATGCTCGACATGGCCGCGTACATTCAGGACGAGGCGTAA
- a CDS encoding phosphatase PAP2 family protein has product MTGLVAAERGIGETALADALPEVVVVAFAAVTHLADPWFLFGLLAVGYWFAGDGTAESPRRAGATAVAAVTCAYAATALGKAWFAVPRPPGAVGPVDVPAWLPGLLSAWYEAQVLSDGFGFPSGHATGGAAAYLALALLYDRIWTDRTRYVAAAAVAVAVAASRVVIEVHYLVDVLAGLIVGGGVVLGALWLAGDPRVRRSPLSDAAGGPTADPAADPTAELNPEPAFLLAAVVSAGALAVAVAGGHTGEVVEAGVGVATGAGGAIGWRLVDGDEPAVPVRAAVPALAVTGGLWIGAYALADPLVVTLAATTAAVVAVVALPVLPERIEGLSRIRD; this is encoded by the coding sequence GTGACCGGACTCGTCGCAGCCGAGCGCGGGATCGGGGAGACCGCGCTCGCCGACGCGCTGCCGGAGGTCGTCGTCGTCGCCTTCGCGGCCGTCACGCACCTCGCGGACCCGTGGTTCCTCTTCGGACTGCTCGCGGTCGGCTACTGGTTCGCCGGCGACGGGACAGCGGAGTCGCCGCGCCGCGCCGGCGCTACGGCCGTCGCGGCGGTCACCTGCGCGTACGCCGCGACGGCGCTCGGCAAGGCGTGGTTCGCGGTCCCCCGACCGCCCGGCGCGGTGGGACCCGTCGACGTCCCGGCGTGGCTCCCCGGACTGCTGTCGGCGTGGTACGAGGCGCAGGTCCTCTCCGACGGGTTCGGCTTCCCGAGCGGCCACGCCACCGGCGGCGCGGCGGCGTACCTCGCGCTGGCGCTGCTGTACGACCGCATCTGGACGGATCGGACACGATACGTCGCGGCCGCCGCCGTCGCCGTCGCCGTCGCGGCCTCGCGGGTCGTCATCGAGGTCCACTACCTCGTCGACGTACTCGCGGGACTGATCGTCGGGGGCGGCGTCGTGCTCGGTGCGCTGTGGCTCGCCGGCGACCCGCGGGTCCGGCGCTCGCCGCTCTCGGACGCGGCGGGCGGTCCGACCGCAGACCCTGCGGCCGATCCGACCGCCGAACTGAACCCCGAGCCAGCGTTCCTGCTCGCCGCGGTCGTCTCTGCCGGCGCGCTGGCCGTCGCCGTCGCGGGCGGGCACACCGGGGAGGTCGTCGAGGCCGGCGTCGGCGTCGCCACCGGCGCCGGCGGCGCGATCGGCTGGCGGCTCGTCGACGGCGACGAGCCCGCGGTTCCGGTCCGCGCCGCGGTCCCGGCGCTCGCCGTCACCGGCGGGCTCTGGATCGGCGCGTACGCGCTGGCCGACCCGCTCGTCGTCACGCTGGCCGCGACGACGGCCGCTGTCGTCGCCGTCGTCGCGCTGCCCGTACTGCCGGAACGGATCGAGGGGCTGTCGAGAATCCGGGACTGA
- a CDS encoding Hsp20/alpha crystallin family protein, producing MDRDDRDDPFGDFFEEIERMMNEMANANGPSADDAGFGSDTHVDAYATEESVRLVADLPAVSKEDLSLRCDGDALTISAVSDRREYDETIELPAPVDEHSADATFNNGVLEVSFDRDDDSASIDLV from the coding sequence ATGGACAGAGACGACCGCGACGATCCGTTCGGAGACTTCTTCGAGGAGATCGAGCGGATGATGAACGAGATGGCCAACGCGAACGGGCCGTCGGCCGACGACGCCGGGTTCGGCTCCGACACCCACGTCGACGCTTACGCCACCGAGGAGTCGGTGCGTCTCGTCGCCGACCTCCCCGCCGTCTCGAAGGAGGACCTCTCGCTGCGCTGTGACGGCGACGCGCTCACCATCTCCGCGGTCTCCGACCGGCGCGAGTACGACGAGACCATCGAACTCCCCGCCCCGGTCGACGAACACTCCGCGGACGCGACGTTCAACAACGGCGTGTTGGAGGTATCGTTCGACCGCGACGACGACAGCGCCTCGATCGACCTGGTCTGA
- the glnA gene encoding type I glutamate--ammonia ligase — MTDEHAKPDGGLTAGEQAVLDEIEEENVDFLRLQFTDILGVVKNVSVPAHQAEKAFTEGIYFDGSSIEGFVRIQESDMRLVPDPDTFAVLPWRSDGEDGSAAARLICDIVDTEGEPFVGGPRQVLKSVLTEAEEMGYSVSIGPEPEFFLFKTDDDGNATTTPHDNGGYFDLAPKDLASDVRKEIIFTLEEMGFEIEASHHEVAKGQHEINFKYDDALTTADNIATFRAVVRAVAAQHDLHATFMPKPIADINGSGMHSHISLFDEDGNAFADADDEFNLSETAYQFMGGILNHAPAFTAVTNPTVNSYKRLVPGYEAPIYVAWSDTNRSALVRVPDAAGVSARFEVRSPDPSCNPYLGMASLIAAGLHGIKTGADPGDPVREDIYEFDDAKREEYGIETLPPNLGAAVEELEADEVLQEALGPHTSEKFAEAKSQEFSEYLTQVSQWEEDRYLETF, encoded by the coding sequence ATGACGGACGAACACGCGAAACCGGACGGCGGCCTCACGGCCGGAGAACAGGCGGTGCTCGACGAGATCGAAGAGGAGAACGTCGATTTCCTGCGGCTCCAGTTCACCGACATTCTCGGCGTTGTCAAGAACGTCTCCGTGCCCGCACACCAGGCGGAGAAGGCGTTCACCGAGGGGATCTACTTCGACGGCTCCTCGATCGAGGGGTTCGTACGCATCCAGGAGTCGGACATGCGGCTCGTTCCCGACCCCGATACGTTCGCGGTACTCCCGTGGCGCAGCGACGGCGAGGACGGCTCCGCGGCCGCCCGCCTCATTTGTGACATCGTCGACACCGAGGGCGAGCCGTTCGTCGGCGGCCCGCGCCAGGTGCTGAAGTCGGTGCTCACGGAGGCCGAAGAGATGGGATACTCCGTCTCTATCGGTCCCGAGCCGGAGTTCTTCCTGTTCAAGACCGACGACGACGGGAACGCGACGACGACCCCCCACGACAACGGCGGCTACTTCGATCTCGCCCCGAAGGACCTCGCGTCCGACGTGCGCAAGGAGATCATCTTCACCCTCGAAGAGATGGGCTTCGAGATCGAGGCCTCCCACCACGAGGTCGCCAAGGGCCAACACGAGATCAACTTCAAGTACGACGACGCGCTCACGACCGCGGACAACATCGCGACGTTCCGCGCCGTCGTCCGCGCGGTCGCCGCGCAACACGACCTCCACGCGACGTTCATGCCCAAGCCGATCGCGGACATCAACGGCTCGGGCATGCACAGCCACATCTCGCTTTTCGACGAGGACGGCAACGCGTTCGCCGACGCCGACGACGAGTTCAACCTGAGCGAGACGGCCTACCAGTTCATGGGCGGCATCCTGAACCACGCGCCCGCGTTCACGGCCGTCACCAACCCGACCGTGAACTCCTACAAGCGCCTCGTTCCCGGCTACGAGGCGCCCATCTACGTCGCGTGGTCCGACACGAACCGCTCGGCGCTCGTCCGCGTGCCCGACGCCGCGGGCGTCTCCGCCCGGTTCGAGGTCCGCAGCCCCGACCCGTCCTGTAACCCCTACCTCGGGATGGCGTCGCTCATCGCCGCCGGCCTCCACGGGATCAAGACCGGCGCCGACCCCGGCGACCCGGTCCGCGAGGACATCTACGAGTTCGACGATGCGAAACGCGAGGAGTACGGCATCGAGACGCTCCCGCCGAACCTCGGCGCCGCGGTCGAGGAGCTGGAGGCGGACGAGGTGCTTCAGGAGGCGCTCGGTCCGCACACCTCCGAGAAGTTCGCCGAGGCGAAGTCCCAGGAGTTCAGCGAGTACCTCACCCAGGTGTCGCAGTGGGAGGAGGACCGCTACCTGGAGACGTTCTGA
- the lrp gene encoding HTH-type transcriptional regulator Lrp, with protein MTYENLDAKLINSLLSNGRASLRSLGDELDVSVTTVSNHLRDLEEQGAIRGYTPVVDYDKIGYDVTAVLQLKVEGSALPDVTEKLRREKQMVSVYEVTGDYDVIAIGKFTDTDGMNDQIKSILTDADIRESNTSVVLNAVTENAQFDLDVDEE; from the coding sequence ATGACGTACGAAAACCTCGACGCGAAGCTCATCAACTCCCTGCTCAGCAACGGGCGCGCGAGCCTCCGAAGCCTCGGGGACGAGTTGGACGTCTCGGTGACGACGGTCTCGAACCATCTCCGCGACCTCGAAGAACAGGGCGCCATTCGAGGGTACACGCCCGTCGTCGACTACGACAAGATCGGCTACGACGTCACGGCCGTCCTCCAGCTCAAGGTCGAAGGGAGCGCGCTGCCGGACGTCACCGAGAAGCTGCGCCGGGAGAAACAGATGGTGAGCGTCTACGAGGTCACGGGCGACTACGACGTGATCGCGATCGGGAAGTTCACCGACACGGACGGGATGAACGACCAGATCAAGTCGATCCTCACGGACGCGGACATCCGCGAGTCGAACACGAGCGTCGTCTTGAACGCCGTCACCGAGAACGCGCAGTTCGACCTCGACGTCGACGAGGAGTGA
- a CDS encoding phosphoglycerate kinase, with protein MAEFDTIDDLPADSRVLVRLDLNSPIEDGEPQDNRRFERHAETVRELAAAGHRVVLLAHQGRPGRDDFTSLSGHAAILAAHVDRDVAFVADTDGDEALAAIDALDAGEILLLENTRMCDDELPEESPEEKAETEFVRTLAPRFDAYVNDAYSAAHRKHASLVGFPLVLPAYAGRVMETEYEANTAIATREFDGPVTMVVGGTKATDVIGVMDALDDRVDRFLLGGVAGELFLRAAGHPVGHDVGGMALFDEQWERNRELIESVLDERGDAIRLAGDLAYEGPDGDRAEVAIDDVDEKTTGFLDVGSETVADYEPAIRESDAVFVKGALGVFEDERFADGTVGVLETIGETDCFSVVGGGDTSRAIGMYGMSEADFSHVSIAGGAYIRALTGEPLPAVEVLEAAAEREAAERGAAERE; from the coding sequence ATGGCAGAGTTCGACACCATCGACGACCTCCCGGCAGACTCGCGCGTCCTCGTTCGGCTCGACCTGAACTCCCCGATCGAGGACGGAGAACCGCAGGACAATCGACGCTTCGAGCGTCACGCGGAGACGGTCCGCGAACTGGCCGCCGCGGGCCACCGCGTCGTCCTGTTGGCCCACCAGGGCCGACCCGGCCGCGACGACTTCACGTCGCTTTCGGGCCACGCCGCGATCCTCGCCGCCCACGTCGACCGCGACGTGGCGTTCGTCGCGGACACCGACGGCGACGAGGCGCTCGCGGCGATCGACGCCCTCGACGCGGGCGAGATCCTCCTCCTCGAGAACACCCGGATGTGCGACGACGAACTGCCGGAAGAGTCTCCCGAGGAGAAGGCCGAGACGGAGTTCGTTCGGACCTTGGCCCCCCGATTCGACGCGTACGTCAACGACGCCTACTCGGCGGCCCACCGGAAGCACGCCTCGCTGGTCGGCTTCCCGCTCGTGCTTCCCGCGTACGCGGGTCGCGTGATGGAGACGGAGTACGAGGCGAACACCGCCATCGCGACCCGCGAGTTCGACGGGCCGGTGACGATGGTCGTCGGCGGTACCAAGGCGACCGACGTGATCGGCGTGATGGACGCGTTGGACGACCGAGTCGACCGCTTCCTGCTCGGCGGCGTCGCCGGCGAGCTATTCTTGCGCGCGGCGGGTCACCCGGTCGGTCACGACGTCGGGGGGATGGCCCTGTTCGACGAGCAGTGGGAACGGAACCGCGAGCTGATCGAGTCGGTCCTCGACGAGCGCGGCGACGCGATCCGCCTCGCGGGCGACCTCGCGTACGAGGGTCCCGACGGCGACCGCGCGGAGGTCGCGATCGACGATGTCGACGAGAAGACGACCGGGTTCCTCGACGTGGGGTCCGAGACGGTCGCAGACTACGAGCCGGCGATCCGCGAGTCCGACGCGGTGTTCGTGAAGGGCGCGCTCGGCGTCTTCGAGGACGAGCGGTTCGCGGACGGGACGGTCGGCGTCTTAGAGACCATCGGGGAGACCGACTGCTTCTCTGTCGTCGGCGGCGGCGACACCTCGCGGGCCATCGGGATGTACGGCATGAGCGAGGCGGACTTCTCGCACGTCTCCATCGCGGGCGGAGCGTACATCCGCGCGCTGACGGGCGAACCGCTCCCGGCGGTCGAGGTGCTGGAGGCGGCGGCGGAGCGGGAGGCGGCCGAGCGCGGGGCGGCGGAGCGGGAGTAG